In Labrus bergylta chromosome 11, fLabBer1.1, whole genome shotgun sequence, one genomic interval encodes:
- the bace2 gene encoding beta-secretase 2: MANSNSLVIRAFALSLFFVVSKCLLSIPLKIYTGKYNLSSAVDLTPLRQVLLMSDGNGLSLASDPTGTVNFLDMVNNLQGDSGRGYYIEMSLGTPSQKLNILVDTGSSNFAVAASAHPFITHYFNTALSTTYESTGRTVAVRYTQGNWEGELGIDKVSIPKGPNGTIIINIAAILTSDGFFLPGVNWQGILGLAYPMLARPDSSVEPFFNSVVKQLGIPDIFSLQMCGGGLSASSTADLAGGSLIMGGAEPALYFGPVWYTPIVEEWYYQVEVLKLEVGDQNLDLDCREYNMDKAIVDSGTTLLRLPVNVFNAVVAAITRSSLIQEFSLGFWEGSKLACWIKGETPWRFFPKLSIYLRATNTSQSFRITILPQLYIQSITDVDGTLDCYRFGVSSSSNGLVIGATVMEGFYVVFDRTKRRLGFALSSCAVNGGVALSEIAGPFSAADVAANCSSGPLKEPLLWVISYALMAVCAFVLIILLLLLVLPCRRRHHSGEITDESSLVRHRIK; this comes from the exons ATGGCAAACAGTAATTCTCTCGTGATAAGGGCATTtgctttaagtttattttttgtagtATCCAAGTGTTTGTTGTCTATACCGCTCAAAATCTACACAGGGAAGTATAACTTATCCTCGGCTGTGGATTTGACTCCTCTGCGACAAGTCCTCTTAATGTCTGATGGAAACGGCCTCTCTTTGGCCTCAGATCCAACCGGGACCGTGAACTTTCTGGACATGGTCAATAACCTGCAAGGAGACTCTGGAAGAGGCTACTACATAGAGATGTCCCTTGGTACTCCTAGTCAAAAG TTGAACATCCTGGTTGATACAGGCAGCAGTAACTTTGCTGTGGCAGCCTCTGCACACCCATTCATTACTCACTACTTCAACACTGCGCT TTCCACTACATACGAGTCAACTGGACGGACTGTGGCTGTCCGGTATACCCAGGGTAACTGGGAAGGTGAACTTGGCATTGACAAAGTCTCCATCCCCAAAGGCCCTAATGgaaccatcatcatcaacatagCTGCCATCCTCACATCTGATGGCTTTTTCCTTCCTGGGGTCAACTGGCAGGGCATCCTTGGACTGGCCTATCCCATGCTGGCACGG cCTGACTCGTCCGTGGAACCTTTTTTCAACTCTGTGGTGAAACAGCTGGGAATTCCTGACATCTTTTCGCTCCAGATGTGTGGCGGTGGACTGTCAGCCAGCAGCACAGCAGACTTGGCAGGAGGCAGTCTT ATCATGGGAGGGGCTGAACCAGCTTTGTACTTTGGGCCAGTGTGGTACACTCCTATAGTAGAGGAGTGGTATTACCAGGTTGAGGTTTTGAAGCTGGAAGTTGGCGACCAGAATCTGGACTTGGACTGCAGGGAG TATAACATGGATAAAGCTATAGTTGACAGTGGGACGACACTGCTGCGCCTTCCTGTCAATGTCTTCAATGCTGTGGTGGCAGCCATCACCCGCAGCTCTCTG ATCCAGGAGTTTTCTTTAGGGTTCTGGGAGGGCTCAAAGCTTGCCTGCTGGATAAAAGGAGAGACCCCCTGGAGATTTTTTCCAAAGCTATCCATCTACCTAAGGGCAACAAACACAAGCCAGTCCTTTCGCATCACTATCCTGCCACAG CTATACATTCAATCAATCACAGACGTGGACGGCACTTTAGATTGCTACCGTTTTGGCGTGTCTTCCTCCTCTAATGGCCTGGTCATAGGTGCGACTGTTATGGAAGGCTTCTACGTGGTTTTTGACCGCACCAAGCGGAGACTGGGCTTTGCGCTGAGCAGCTGTGCAG tgaATGGGGGGGTGGCTCTGTCTGAGATCGCAGGGCCCTTCTCAGCTGCAGACGTGGCAGCCAATTGCTCTAGCGGACCACTGAAGGAGCCTCTTCTCTGGGTGATCTCCTATGCCCTAATGGCAGTCTGCGCCTTTGTCCTCatcatcctgctgcttcttttagTCCTGCCCTGCCGACGCAGACACCACTCAGGGGAGATAACGGACGAGTCCTCACTGGTCCGCCATCGTATCAAGTGA
- the LOC114920746 gene encoding transmembrane protease serine 2-like isoform X2 has product MTTNLKCPPSSSSDVNPQYVHHLALNPPEISHSIPKHKDVKHRCVKFTVAAVISLLLLLLLAGVLLGYYFSSPCVHGMQCGDGSCVWESQWCDGVMDCPAGQDEANCVRVHGSSFLLQIYSSQSKNWRTVCSRGWSDLQGKASCRQIGYSRKTYFKSGQQQTDSKDGFLIVKSNFNPAASLLQQLVLSNTCPNNSGVTLFCTDCGTGVNSSRASGGQPASLGSWPWQVSLQVAGSHRCGGAVISPYWIVTAADCVASVSSPGDWAVYAGVVEPLGTLFNPSYSVSHVIAHEGYNSFTLKSDIALMRLSKPLDHTVSSHIGPVCLPNVGVNITDDQKGWISRFSGTVNGDSGSPYLMEAQVSLVDAADCNSSTAYNGRITQDMLCAREVEASGNMCGTDSGSPLVALKDGVWWLIGDCIRGQDCTEHQRPGVYGKIPFFLDWIFQQMRKHQDE; this is encoded by the exons ATGACAACCAATCTG AAATGTCCTCCATCTAGCAGTTCAGATGTAAATCCTCAGTATGTGCATCATCTGGCCCTGAATCCTCCTGAGATTAGCCACTCCATTCCCAAACACAAAG ATGTAAAACATAGGTGTGTAAAGTTCACTGTGGCTGCTGTGATcagcctcctgctcctcctcctgctggcTGGGGTCCTCCTTGGTTACTACT TCTCCTCTCCCTGTGTGCACGGGATGCAATGTGGTGATGGGAGCTGTGTGTGGGAGTCTCAGTGGTGTGACGGAGTGATGGACTGCCCTGCAGGCCAAGATGAAGCTAACTGTG TGAGGGTGCATGGTTCAAGTTTCCTACTTCAGATCTATTCGTCCCAGAGTAAAAACTGGAGGACTGTTTGTTCTCGGGGCTGGAGTGACCTGCAGGGTAAAGCGAGCTGCAGGCAGATCGGATACAGCAG GAAGACATATTTTAAATCAGGCCAACAACAGACTGACTCCAAAGATGGATTCCTTATAGTAAAGTCTAACTTCAACCCTGCTGCATCCTTACTGCAACAGCTTGTCCTCAG caataCCTGTCCAAACAACAGTGGGGTGACATTGTTTTGTACTG ATTGTGGGACTGGGGTGAACTCCAGCAGAGCCTCTGGGGGCCAGCCTGCCTCCCTAGGGTCCTGGCCGTGGCAGGTCAGCCTGCAGGTTGCAGGCTCCCACCGCTGTGGAGGAGCGGTCATCTCCCCCTACTGGATAGTCACTGCAGCAGACTGTGTGGCGAG TGTCTCAAGCCCTGGAGACTGGGCAGTGTATGCTGGGGTGGTGGAACCGCTGGGCACTCTGTTTAACCCTTCCTACTCTGTTAGCCACGTCATAGCCCATGAAGGCTACAACAGCTTTACTCTCAAGAGTGACATCGCTCTGATGAGGCTGTCTAAACCTCTGGACCACACAG TCTCCAGTCATATTGGACCTGTGTGCCTCCCAAATGTTGGTGTTAACATTACTGATGATCAGAAAGGCTGGATATCACGATTTTCTGGCACAGTCAATGGAG ACTCTGGCTCTCCGTACCTGATGGAGGCTCAGGTCTCTCTGGTAGATGCAGCTGACTGCAACAGCTCCACGGCTTACAATGGAAGAATAACACAGGACATGTTATGTGCCAGAGAGGTGGAGGCGTCAGGCAATATGTGTGGT ACTGACAGCGGCAGCCCTCTGGTGGCCCTGAAGGATGGAGTATGGTGGCTCATAGGGGACTGCATCAGGGGGCAAGACTGCACAGAGCACCAGAGACCGGGAGTTTATGGCAAAATCCCCTTTTTCCTGGACTGGATCTTCCAACAGATGAGG AAGCATCAAGATGAATGA
- the LOC114920746 gene encoding transmembrane protease serine 2-like isoform X3, translated as MTTNLYLDSAPQKCPPSSSSDVNPQYVHHLALNPPEISHSIPKHKDVKHRCVKFTVAAVISLLLLLLLAGVLLGYYFSSPCVHGMQCGDGSCVWESQWCDGVMDCPAGQDEANCVRVHGSSFLLQIYSSQSKNWRTVCSRGWSDLQGKASCRQIGYSRKTYFKSGQQQTDSKDGFLIVKSNFNPAASLLQQLVLSNTCPNNSGVTLFCTDCGTGVNSSRASGGQPASLGSWPWQVSLQVAGSHRCGGAVISPYWIVTAADCVASVSSPGDWAVYAGVVEPLGTLFNPSYSVSHVIAHEGYNSFTLKSDIALMRLSKPLDHTVSSHIGPVCLPNVGVNITDDQKGWISRFSGTVNGDSGSPYLMEAQVSLVDAADCNSSTAYNGRITQDMLCAREVEASGNMCGVRQTH; from the exons ATGACAACCAATCTG TATCTGGACTCTGCTCCTCAGAAATGTCCTCCATCTAGCAGTTCAGATGTAAATCCTCAGTATGTGCATCATCTGGCCCTGAATCCTCCTGAGATTAGCCACTCCATTCCCAAACACAAAG ATGTAAAACATAGGTGTGTAAAGTTCACTGTGGCTGCTGTGATcagcctcctgctcctcctcctgctggcTGGGGTCCTCCTTGGTTACTACT TCTCCTCTCCCTGTGTGCACGGGATGCAATGTGGTGATGGGAGCTGTGTGTGGGAGTCTCAGTGGTGTGACGGAGTGATGGACTGCCCTGCAGGCCAAGATGAAGCTAACTGTG TGAGGGTGCATGGTTCAAGTTTCCTACTTCAGATCTATTCGTCCCAGAGTAAAAACTGGAGGACTGTTTGTTCTCGGGGCTGGAGTGACCTGCAGGGTAAAGCGAGCTGCAGGCAGATCGGATACAGCAG GAAGACATATTTTAAATCAGGCCAACAACAGACTGACTCCAAAGATGGATTCCTTATAGTAAAGTCTAACTTCAACCCTGCTGCATCCTTACTGCAACAGCTTGTCCTCAG caataCCTGTCCAAACAACAGTGGGGTGACATTGTTTTGTACTG ATTGTGGGACTGGGGTGAACTCCAGCAGAGCCTCTGGGGGCCAGCCTGCCTCCCTAGGGTCCTGGCCGTGGCAGGTCAGCCTGCAGGTTGCAGGCTCCCACCGCTGTGGAGGAGCGGTCATCTCCCCCTACTGGATAGTCACTGCAGCAGACTGTGTGGCGAG TGTCTCAAGCCCTGGAGACTGGGCAGTGTATGCTGGGGTGGTGGAACCGCTGGGCACTCTGTTTAACCCTTCCTACTCTGTTAGCCACGTCATAGCCCATGAAGGCTACAACAGCTTTACTCTCAAGAGTGACATCGCTCTGATGAGGCTGTCTAAACCTCTGGACCACACAG TCTCCAGTCATATTGGACCTGTGTGCCTCCCAAATGTTGGTGTTAACATTACTGATGATCAGAAAGGCTGGATATCACGATTTTCTGGCACAGTCAATGGAG ACTCTGGCTCTCCGTACCTGATGGAGGCTCAGGTCTCTCTGGTAGATGCAGCTGACTGCAACAGCTCCACGGCTTACAATGGAAGAATAACACAGGACATGTTATGTGCCAGAGAGGTGGAGGCGTCAGGCAATATGTGTGGTGTAAGACAAACACACTAA
- the LOC114920746 gene encoding transmembrane protease serine 2-like isoform X1 has protein sequence MTTNLYLDSAPQKCPPSSSSDVNPQYVHHLALNPPEISHSIPKHKDVKHRCVKFTVAAVISLLLLLLLAGVLLGYYFSSPCVHGMQCGDGSCVWESQWCDGVMDCPAGQDEANCVRVHGSSFLLQIYSSQSKNWRTVCSRGWSDLQGKASCRQIGYSRKTYFKSGQQQTDSKDGFLIVKSNFNPAASLLQQLVLSNTCPNNSGVTLFCTDCGTGVNSSRASGGQPASLGSWPWQVSLQVAGSHRCGGAVISPYWIVTAADCVASVSSPGDWAVYAGVVEPLGTLFNPSYSVSHVIAHEGYNSFTLKSDIALMRLSKPLDHTVSSHIGPVCLPNVGVNITDDQKGWISRFSGTVNGDSGSPYLMEAQVSLVDAADCNSSTAYNGRITQDMLCAREVEASGNMCGTDSGSPLVALKDGVWWLIGDCIRGQDCTEHQRPGVYGKIPFFLDWIFQQMRKHQDE, from the exons ATGACAACCAATCTG TATCTGGACTCTGCTCCTCAGAAATGTCCTCCATCTAGCAGTTCAGATGTAAATCCTCAGTATGTGCATCATCTGGCCCTGAATCCTCCTGAGATTAGCCACTCCATTCCCAAACACAAAG ATGTAAAACATAGGTGTGTAAAGTTCACTGTGGCTGCTGTGATcagcctcctgctcctcctcctgctggcTGGGGTCCTCCTTGGTTACTACT TCTCCTCTCCCTGTGTGCACGGGATGCAATGTGGTGATGGGAGCTGTGTGTGGGAGTCTCAGTGGTGTGACGGAGTGATGGACTGCCCTGCAGGCCAAGATGAAGCTAACTGTG TGAGGGTGCATGGTTCAAGTTTCCTACTTCAGATCTATTCGTCCCAGAGTAAAAACTGGAGGACTGTTTGTTCTCGGGGCTGGAGTGACCTGCAGGGTAAAGCGAGCTGCAGGCAGATCGGATACAGCAG GAAGACATATTTTAAATCAGGCCAACAACAGACTGACTCCAAAGATGGATTCCTTATAGTAAAGTCTAACTTCAACCCTGCTGCATCCTTACTGCAACAGCTTGTCCTCAG caataCCTGTCCAAACAACAGTGGGGTGACATTGTTTTGTACTG ATTGTGGGACTGGGGTGAACTCCAGCAGAGCCTCTGGGGGCCAGCCTGCCTCCCTAGGGTCCTGGCCGTGGCAGGTCAGCCTGCAGGTTGCAGGCTCCCACCGCTGTGGAGGAGCGGTCATCTCCCCCTACTGGATAGTCACTGCAGCAGACTGTGTGGCGAG TGTCTCAAGCCCTGGAGACTGGGCAGTGTATGCTGGGGTGGTGGAACCGCTGGGCACTCTGTTTAACCCTTCCTACTCTGTTAGCCACGTCATAGCCCATGAAGGCTACAACAGCTTTACTCTCAAGAGTGACATCGCTCTGATGAGGCTGTCTAAACCTCTGGACCACACAG TCTCCAGTCATATTGGACCTGTGTGCCTCCCAAATGTTGGTGTTAACATTACTGATGATCAGAAAGGCTGGATATCACGATTTTCTGGCACAGTCAATGGAG ACTCTGGCTCTCCGTACCTGATGGAGGCTCAGGTCTCTCTGGTAGATGCAGCTGACTGCAACAGCTCCACGGCTTACAATGGAAGAATAACACAGGACATGTTATGTGCCAGAGAGGTGGAGGCGTCAGGCAATATGTGTGGT ACTGACAGCGGCAGCCCTCTGGTGGCCCTGAAGGATGGAGTATGGTGGCTCATAGGGGACTGCATCAGGGGGCAAGACTGCACAGAGCACCAGAGACCGGGAGTTTATGGCAAAATCCCCTTTTTCCTGGACTGGATCTTCCAACAGATGAGG AAGCATCAAGATGAATGA
- the LOC114920746 gene encoding transmembrane protease serine 2-like isoform X4, protein MQCGDGSCVWESQWCDGVMDCPAGQDEANCVRVHGSSFLLQIYSSQSKNWRTVCSRGWSDLQGKASCRQIGYSRKTYFKSGQQQTDSKDGFLIVKSNFNPAASLLQQLVLSNTCPNNSGVTLFCTDCGTGVNSSRASGGQPASLGSWPWQVSLQVAGSHRCGGAVISPYWIVTAADCVASVSSPGDWAVYAGVVEPLGTLFNPSYSVSHVIAHEGYNSFTLKSDIALMRLSKPLDHTVSSHIGPVCLPNVGVNITDDQKGWISRFSGTVNGDSGSPYLMEAQVSLVDAADCNSSTAYNGRITQDMLCAREVEASGNMCGTDSGSPLVALKDGVWWLIGDCIRGQDCTEHQRPGVYGKIPFFLDWIFQQMRKHQDE, encoded by the exons ATGCAATGTGGTGATGGGAGCTGTGTGTGGGAGTCTCAGTGGTGTGACGGAGTGATGGACTGCCCTGCAGGCCAAGATGAAGCTAACTGTG TGAGGGTGCATGGTTCAAGTTTCCTACTTCAGATCTATTCGTCCCAGAGTAAAAACTGGAGGACTGTTTGTTCTCGGGGCTGGAGTGACCTGCAGGGTAAAGCGAGCTGCAGGCAGATCGGATACAGCAG GAAGACATATTTTAAATCAGGCCAACAACAGACTGACTCCAAAGATGGATTCCTTATAGTAAAGTCTAACTTCAACCCTGCTGCATCCTTACTGCAACAGCTTGTCCTCAG caataCCTGTCCAAACAACAGTGGGGTGACATTGTTTTGTACTG ATTGTGGGACTGGGGTGAACTCCAGCAGAGCCTCTGGGGGCCAGCCTGCCTCCCTAGGGTCCTGGCCGTGGCAGGTCAGCCTGCAGGTTGCAGGCTCCCACCGCTGTGGAGGAGCGGTCATCTCCCCCTACTGGATAGTCACTGCAGCAGACTGTGTGGCGAG TGTCTCAAGCCCTGGAGACTGGGCAGTGTATGCTGGGGTGGTGGAACCGCTGGGCACTCTGTTTAACCCTTCCTACTCTGTTAGCCACGTCATAGCCCATGAAGGCTACAACAGCTTTACTCTCAAGAGTGACATCGCTCTGATGAGGCTGTCTAAACCTCTGGACCACACAG TCTCCAGTCATATTGGACCTGTGTGCCTCCCAAATGTTGGTGTTAACATTACTGATGATCAGAAAGGCTGGATATCACGATTTTCTGGCACAGTCAATGGAG ACTCTGGCTCTCCGTACCTGATGGAGGCTCAGGTCTCTCTGGTAGATGCAGCTGACTGCAACAGCTCCACGGCTTACAATGGAAGAATAACACAGGACATGTTATGTGCCAGAGAGGTGGAGGCGTCAGGCAATATGTGTGGT ACTGACAGCGGCAGCCCTCTGGTGGCCCTGAAGGATGGAGTATGGTGGCTCATAGGGGACTGCATCAGGGGGCAAGACTGCACAGAGCACCAGAGACCGGGAGTTTATGGCAAAATCCCCTTTTTCCTGGACTGGATCTTCCAACAGATGAGG AAGCATCAAGATGAATGA